The Halogranum gelatinilyticum genome contains a region encoding:
- a CDS encoding superantigen-like protein SSL4, with product MKTRDVTAVLLAMLLATVGVASALPNSAVSGTPTDGVPAEGPATEPMTPDDRSTDRPDETPNANTPASNDTAPSDTPDAAPADAPTAQPETGPDVQQAPEHVTLPAAAAPNSSAGTTVSAASNPPTDRPARGPDHELPESVPEKVQTIHLTIGQYLDDAVTGRQGHAVSAVASADAANSDPAADDSDADGVGEATESDSDRESANSVDETVETRGPASLTERFPDHVEQVHQAVRDILASLFGGANDE from the coding sequence ATGAAGACGAGAGATGTGACGGCCGTGCTACTCGCGATGCTGCTCGCGACGGTGGGCGTCGCATCCGCCCTCCCGAATTCCGCTGTCAGCGGGACGCCCACGGACGGCGTCCCCGCAGAAGGTCCCGCGACGGAGCCGATGACTCCAGACGACAGATCCACCGACCGTCCGGATGAGACTCCGAACGCGAACACGCCAGCCTCCAACGACACAGCCCCCTCTGACACTCCAGACGCAGCCCCCGCTGACGCCCCCACCGCACAGCCCGAGACCGGCCCCGACGTACAACAGGCCCCCGAACACGTCACCCTCCCAGCGGCGGCCGCCCCCAACTCATCTGCCGGAACCACTGTCAGTGCCGCGAGCAACCCTCCGACCGACCGTCCAGCCCGCGGCCCCGACCACGAACTCCCGGAGTCGGTCCCCGAGAAGGTCCAGACCATCCATCTGACTATCGGTCAGTATCTCGACGACGCCGTGACCGGCAGGCAGGGCCACGCGGTCAGCGCGGTCGCCTCGGCCGACGCTGCCAATAGTGATCCTGCTGCCGACGACAGCGATGCCGACGGCGTTGGCGAGGCTACCGAGTCGGATTCGGACAGAGAATCAGCCAACAGCGTGGACGAAACCGTCGAGACGCGCGGTCCGGCGAGCCTCACGGAGCGGTTCCCGGACCACGTCGAGCAGGTCCACCAGGCAGTTCGCGACATCCTCGCGAGCCTGTTCGGTGGCGCGAACGACGAGTAA
- a CDS encoding DUF58 domain-containing protein — MSESATNSKEDSVGRDSADGGDTVVADDSHQPVESRRAFDTNRWVGATAVAFLPVGVAILFGRRPGLLLAAVVGIAYVAYARSGEAPVPDLRVERELSDDTPDGDDEVRVTVTVTNTGESTLPDLRLVDGVPPALAVVDGSPRHGAALRPGKRASFGYTVTAVRGEHEWEPMQAITRNASGSRERVSAVDAATTMRCLPRLDSAADIPLRGLTTQYTGRIATNVGGSGLEFHSTREYKHGDPLNRVDWKRLARSGELATLEFREERAATVVALVDARQEAYLAGDQGEENAVERGVDAASQVVSSLLDSGDRVGIAALSAEECWLAPGVGNDHRARARQLLATHPALAATPGDGKFFPSIRLRRLLRRLPTDAQVVLFSPLADDYPVSVARRLDATGHLVTVVSPDPTGEETTGHRLATAERRNRASRLRQAGIRVVDWGDEPLATTLTTATRRWSA, encoded by the coding sequence GTGAGCGAATCCGCCACGAACTCGAAGGAGGACTCGGTCGGTCGGGACTCGGCCGACGGGGGTGACACCGTCGTGGCCGACGACTCGCACCAGCCGGTGGAGTCCCGGCGGGCGTTCGACACGAACCGGTGGGTCGGTGCGACCGCGGTCGCGTTCCTCCCGGTCGGCGTCGCCATCCTCTTCGGCCGTCGCCCCGGGCTCCTGCTCGCGGCGGTCGTCGGCATCGCCTACGTCGCCTACGCCCGCAGCGGCGAGGCACCGGTTCCCGACCTCCGGGTCGAACGCGAACTGAGCGACGACACGCCCGACGGCGACGACGAGGTTCGGGTGACCGTGACCGTGACGAACACCGGCGAGTCGACGCTGCCGGACCTCCGACTCGTCGACGGCGTCCCGCCCGCCTTGGCCGTCGTCGACGGCTCGCCGCGACACGGCGCGGCACTCCGGCCGGGCAAGCGGGCGTCGTTCGGCTACACCGTCACGGCCGTCCGCGGCGAACACGAGTGGGAGCCGATGCAGGCCATCACGCGCAACGCCAGCGGGTCGCGAGAGCGCGTCTCGGCGGTGGACGCCGCGACGACGATGCGGTGTCTCCCCCGGCTCGACAGCGCGGCCGACATCCCGTTGCGCGGGCTGACGACGCAGTACACCGGCCGCATCGCGACCAACGTCGGCGGCTCGGGGCTGGAGTTCCACTCGACGCGGGAGTACAAACACGGCGACCCGCTGAACCGCGTCGACTGGAAGCGGCTGGCCCGAAGCGGCGAACTCGCGACCCTAGAGTTCCGCGAGGAGCGTGCGGCGACGGTCGTCGCCCTCGTCGACGCCCGCCAGGAGGCCTATCTCGCGGGAGACCAGGGCGAGGAGAACGCGGTCGAACGCGGCGTCGACGCGGCCAGCCAGGTCGTCTCGTCGCTGCTCGACAGCGGTGACCGCGTCGGCATCGCCGCGCTCAGTGCCGAAGAGTGCTGGCTCGCGCCCGGTGTGGGCAACGACCACCGCGCCCGTGCCCGACAGCTGCTCGCGACGCATCCGGCGTTGGCGGCGACGCCGGGCGACGGGAAGTTCTTCCCCTCGATTCGGCTGCGGCGGCTGCTCAGACGGCTGCCGACGGACGCACAGGTCGTCCTCTTCTCGCCGTTGGCCGACGACTACCCCGTCTCGGTCGCCCGCCGGCTCGACGCGACGGGCCATCTCGTGACGGTCGTCAGCCCGGACCCGACAGGTGAGGAGACCACGGGCCACCGGCTCGCGACGGCCGAACGCCGCAACCGCGCCAGTCGCCTCCGGCAGGCGGGGATCCGCGTCGTCGACTGGGGCGACGAGCCGCTGGCGACGACGCTCACGACCGCGACACGGCGGTGGTCCGCATGA
- a CDS encoding DUF7269 family protein has translation MSTASASRLSRVVTAVGLGAVGFGLVSVALRETFGFSVSYTFVTLVGLLAVAQGLRAVSGRRRTDGEATETGDPELRYRVPTPGDDFDRLLGDTTGWSLRNVSRRHDVRDRLHRAAVDALVTYEHCTAEEARARIESGAWTDDQVAASLLSDSVPSPPLRLRLRRLLTRESGFAFRVARTVDAIHAVQEGRR, from the coding sequence ATGAGCACGGCCTCGGCGAGTCGGCTGAGCCGTGTCGTCACCGCGGTCGGGCTCGGCGCGGTCGGCTTCGGGCTGGTGAGCGTCGCCCTACGGGAGACGTTCGGCTTCTCCGTGAGCTACACGTTCGTCACGCTGGTCGGCCTGTTGGCGGTCGCACAGGGACTTCGCGCCGTGAGCGGCCGAAGGCGGACCGACGGCGAGGCGACCGAGACGGGCGACCCCGAACTGCGGTATCGGGTGCCCACGCCCGGTGACGACTTCGACCGGCTCCTCGGCGACACCACCGGCTGGTCGCTCCGGAACGTCTCCAGACGGCACGACGTGCGCGACCGGCTCCACCGGGCCGCCGTCGACGCGCTCGTCACCTACGAGCACTGCACGGCCGAGGAAGCGAGAGCACGCATCGAGAGTGGGGCGTGGACCGACGACCAGGTCGCCGCCAGCCTCCTCTCCGATTCGGTGCCGTCGCCACCGCTGCGGCTGCGGCTTCGGCGACTGCTCACCCGCGAGTCCGGGTTCGCCTTCCGGGTCGCGCGCACGGTCGACGCCATCCACGCGGTACAGGAGGGTCGCCGGTGA
- a CDS encoding HVO_0649 family zinc finger protein produces the protein MSTKRGSGTTPLDRLKTHYDDVDLTCPKCGYEDADGHWRVQTSGKEVHYQHLCPSCGASRRRTIRL, from the coding sequence ATGTCAACCAAGCGTGGCTCCGGGACGACCCCGCTCGACCGACTCAAGACGCACTACGACGACGTCGACCTGACCTGTCCGAAATGTGGCTACGAGGACGCGGATGGCCACTGGCGCGTCCAGACCAGCGGCAAAGAGGTCCACTACCAGCATCTCTGTCCGAGCTGTGGCGCGAGCCGACGGCGGACAATCCGGCTCTAA
- a CDS encoding (R)-citramalate synthase — protein MTELFRGSPEVPLTSDRNVQLFDTTLRDGEQAPGVSLTPAEKADIARALDRANVDVIEAGSACTGAGERETIRRVTDLGLDAKVTSFARGVQNDIDLALDCDVDGVTIVVPASDRHVETKVGTTKDDVVAKSQELVAYAKDHGLWVELLGEDGSRADLDFLERLAEAGFEAGADRSCFADTVGHTSPEHTYEAVSRLAALGPTSTHTHDDLGLAMTNVYASLAAGADMVHGTINGIGERAGNVALEEVAIALHHCYDMETAKLDELYDLAQLVARSTGVDLAPNKAVVGQNAFTHESGIHTDGTLKDDSMYEPYPPETVGRERRLVLGKHAGRAGVKAALEEHDVHVDDDELSAVVDRVKALGDRGKRVTDADLLTIAEEVQGRERERRVELKDLTAASGGGTPTASVRLLVDGEERVASGTGSGPVDASVEAVRAALGASANAQLESYHVDAITGGTDAMVTVEVEMSRGDRTVTVAASDSDITRASVVAMVDALDRLLAADPTSPVADD, from the coding sequence GTGACCGAGTTATTCCGGGGTTCACCCGAGGTTCCCCTCACTTCTGACAGAAATGTACAGCTCTTCGATACGACGCTCCGCGACGGCGAGCAGGCCCCAGGTGTCTCGCTGACGCCCGCGGAGAAGGCCGACATCGCCCGCGCGCTCGACCGCGCGAACGTCGACGTCATCGAGGCCGGCAGCGCCTGCACCGGTGCTGGCGAGCGCGAGACCATCCGTCGCGTGACGGATCTCGGTCTCGACGCCAAGGTGACAAGTTTCGCCCGCGGCGTCCAGAACGACATCGACCTCGCACTCGACTGCGACGTCGACGGCGTCACCATCGTCGTGCCCGCCAGCGACCGCCACGTCGAGACGAAGGTCGGGACGACGAAGGACGACGTCGTCGCGAAGAGCCAAGAGCTCGTGGCCTACGCGAAGGACCACGGGCTCTGGGTGGAACTCCTCGGCGAGGACGGCTCCCGCGCCGACCTCGACTTCCTCGAACGGCTCGCCGAAGCTGGCTTCGAGGCCGGTGCGGACCGCTCGTGTTTCGCCGACACGGTCGGCCACACCAGCCCCGAACACACCTACGAGGCCGTCTCGCGGCTCGCCGCGCTCGGCCCGACAAGCACCCACACCCACGACGACCTCGGGCTGGCGATGACGAACGTCTACGCCAGCCTCGCCGCCGGGGCCGACATGGTTCACGGGACCATCAACGGCATCGGCGAACGCGCCGGCAACGTCGCACTCGAAGAGGTCGCCATCGCGCTGCACCACTGCTACGACATGGAGACGGCGAAGCTCGACGAGCTCTACGACCTCGCGCAGCTCGTCGCCCGCTCGACGGGTGTCGACCTCGCGCCCAACAAGGCCGTCGTCGGCCAGAACGCCTTCACCCACGAGAGCGGTATCCACACCGACGGTACCCTGAAAGACGACTCGATGTACGAGCCGTACCCGCCCGAGACGGTCGGCCGCGAGCGACGGCTCGTCCTCGGGAAACACGCCGGCCGTGCGGGTGTCAAGGCCGCACTGGAGGAACACGACGTCCACGTCGACGACGACGAGCTCTCGGCCGTCGTCGACCGCGTGAAGGCACTCGGCGACCGCGGCAAGCGCGTCACCGACGCCGACCTGCTCACCATCGCCGAGGAGGTCCAGGGCCGCGAACGCGAGCGTCGCGTCGAACTCAAGGACCTCACCGCCGCCAGCGGCGGTGGAACGCCGACCGCGAGCGTCCGACTCCTCGTCGACGGCGAGGAACGCGTCGCCTCAGGCACTGGCAGCGGTCCCGTCGACGCCTCCGTCGAGGCCGTCCGCGCCGCGCTCGGTGCGAGCGCGAACGCCCAGCTCGAATCGTACCACGTCGACGCCATCACCGGCGGGACGGACGCGATGGTGACGGTCGAGGTCGAGATGTCCCGCGGGGACCGCACGGTCACCGTGGCCGCCTCGGACTCCGACATCACCCGCGCCAGCGTCGTAGCGATGGTCGACGCACTCGACCGGCTCTTGGCCGCGGACCCGACCTCACCCGTCGCCGACGACTGA
- a CDS encoding DUF7519 family protein codes for MTREPREIDRSPAIVSSGLAVVAAGVSVVGTAFGAPTGALGGAAGLVVLGLGLLLASRRAVTVGGGLLFAGVLFAGASGASAEPLLLGTVGAVVAWDVGDNAISVGQQLGRAARTRNTELVHAAASLAVGGVTAAVGYAVYLAAAAGQPLTALVFLLLGAVVLVSALGR; via the coding sequence ATGACCCGTGAACCCCGCGAGATCGACCGTTCGCCCGCCATCGTCAGCAGCGGTCTCGCCGTCGTCGCGGCGGGCGTCAGCGTCGTCGGCACGGCGTTCGGCGCGCCGACCGGCGCGCTCGGCGGGGCGGCCGGACTGGTCGTCCTCGGACTCGGCTTGCTGCTCGCGTCGCGCCGTGCGGTCACCGTCGGCGGCGGCCTGCTCTTCGCCGGTGTCCTCTTTGCGGGTGCCTCCGGTGCGAGTGCCGAGCCGCTACTGCTCGGGACGGTCGGGGCGGTCGTCGCGTGGGACGTCGGCGACAACGCCATCAGCGTCGGCCAGCAACTCGGCCGGGCGGCTCGCACGCGTAACACCGAACTCGTCCACGCGGCGGCGAGCCTCGCGGTCGGCGGTGTCACTGCCGCAGTCGGCTACGCGGTCTACCTCGCGGCCGCTGCCGGACAGCCGCTGACGGCACTCGTCTTCCTGCTGCTCGGTGCGGTCGTCCTCGTCTCGGCACTCGGTCGCTGA
- a CDS encoding GMP synthase subunit A, whose protein sequence is MTRIVVIDNHGQFTHLEGRALRDLGVDTDIVDNDTPPEEIDADGLVLSGGPDMDRIGRCAQYLELDVPVLGICLGLQVIATELGGSVGEGDYGGYADVDVEILDEDDPLIGSLAPDTRVWASHADEVKELPEGFTHTATSDVCGIEAMSNVDAGLYGVQWHPEVAHTEQGEEVFENFIDICEQ, encoded by the coding sequence ATGACCAGAATCGTCGTCATCGACAACCACGGCCAGTTCACCCACCTCGAAGGCCGCGCCCTCCGCGACCTCGGGGTCGACACCGACATCGTAGACAACGATACCCCGCCCGAAGAGATCGACGCCGACGGTCTCGTCCTCTCCGGCGGTCCCGACATGGACCGCATCGGCCGCTGTGCGCAGTATCTGGAGCTCGACGTCCCCGTCCTCGGTATCTGTCTCGGCCTGCAGGTCATCGCGACGGAACTCGGCGGCAGCGTCGGTGAGGGCGACTACGGCGGCTACGCCGACGTCGACGTGGAGATCCTCGACGAGGACGACCCGCTCATCGGCTCGCTCGCACCCGACACGCGGGTCTGGGCCAGCCACGCCGACGAAGTCAAAGAACTCCCCGAGGGCTTCACCCACACCGCCACGAGCGACGTCTGCGGCATCGAGGCGATGAGCAACGTCGACGCCGGCCTCTACGGCGTCCAGTGGCATCCCGAGGTCGCCCACACCGAACAGGGCGAGGAAGTCTTCGAGAACTTCATCGACATCTGCGAGCAGTAG
- a CDS encoding AAA family ATPase: MDIAEASDACDDVFETVRSAVIAEDEFLERVMLGVLSRGHVLLEDVPGTGKTLTARSIATALGLSFSRIQFTPDLLPSDVTGTNVFNEQESTFEFSQGPIFANVVLADEINRAPPKTQAALLEAMEEAQVTVDGTTYQLPKPFFVIATQNPVEQEGTFPLPEAQVDRFIVKTAIGYPDLDGEVELLRRRAGRIDRSPSVESVLSEQEVLDIRRAPESVHVDDDLLTYMAELTQATRRDRRVAIGVSPRGTQRLFESARAQAVLRGREFVTPDDIKGICQPVLAHRLVLTPDAKVNDVSKADVVDDVLAEVAVPTVE; encoded by the coding sequence ATGGACATCGCTGAGGCAAGCGACGCCTGCGACGACGTGTTCGAGACCGTCCGGAGCGCGGTCATCGCCGAGGACGAGTTCCTCGAGCGCGTCATGCTCGGCGTCCTCTCCCGTGGCCACGTCCTCCTCGAGGACGTCCCCGGCACGGGGAAGACGCTGACGGCTCGCAGCATCGCGACCGCACTCGGACTGTCGTTCTCCCGCATCCAGTTCACGCCCGACCTCCTGCCCTCCGACGTCACCGGAACCAACGTCTTCAACGAACAGGAGAGCACCTTCGAGTTCTCCCAAGGTCCCATCTTCGCGAACGTCGTGCTGGCGGACGAGATCAACCGCGCGCCGCCGAAGACCCAGGCCGCGCTGCTGGAAGCCATGGAAGAGGCACAGGTCACCGTCGACGGGACGACCTACCAGCTCCCCAAGCCCTTCTTCGTCATCGCGACGCAGAACCCCGTCGAGCAGGAGGGAACCTTCCCGCTGCCCGAGGCGCAGGTCGACCGCTTCATCGTCAAGACCGCCATCGGCTACCCCGACCTCGACGGCGAGGTCGAACTGCTCCGTCGCCGCGCAGGCCGAATCGACCGCAGTCCGTCGGTCGAATCGGTCTTGAGCGAGCAGGAAGTCCTCGACATCCGGCGCGCGCCCGAGTCGGTCCACGTCGACGACGACCTGCTGACCTACATGGCGGAACTCACCCAGGCGACCCGCCGGGACCGCCGCGTCGCCATCGGCGTCTCCCCCCGCGGGACCCAGCGGCTATTCGAGTCCGCCCGCGCACAGGCGGTGCTTCGCGGTCGTGAGTTCGTGACGCCCGACGACATCAAAGGAATCTGCCAGCCGGTCCTCGCACACCGACTGGTGCTCACCCCGGACGCGAAGGTCAACGACGTCTCGAAGGCCGACGTCGTCGACGACGTGCTGGCCGAAGTCGCCGTCCCGACGGTCGAGTGA
- a CDS encoding DUF192 domain-containing protein — MQLRHVADGDTHVLASDVEVADGFLSQARGLMFRRSVPDDYALAFPFGSVGTRSLHMVFVPFAIDAVWVVDDEVQAKKRLSAWTGVGWAEADTVYELPAGAADDVAVGDKLVLEGNARR; from the coding sequence ATGCAACTCCGCCACGTCGCCGACGGCGACACACACGTCCTCGCCAGCGACGTCGAGGTCGCCGACGGCTTCCTCTCGCAGGCCCGCGGGCTGATGTTCCGCCGCTCGGTCCCCGACGACTACGCGCTGGCGTTCCCGTTCGGCTCGGTGGGGACACGCAGCCTCCACATGGTGTTCGTCCCCTTCGCCATCGACGCGGTGTGGGTCGTCGACGACGAAGTGCAGGCGAAAAAGCGGCTGTCGGCGTGGACCGGGGTGGGCTGGGCGGAGGCGGACACGGTCTACGAACTTCCCGCAGGCGCGGCCGACGACGTCGCTGTCGGCGACAAACTGGTGCTCGAAGGCAACGCGCGACGGTGA
- a CDS encoding DUF2070 family protein yields MTATQSNLAGLSRFIFRAPRWYTSLAFALLVAAMAGVAAFESGLPERSWSGLFLLGRDAWEGIFFIGVPTVIAAFGTSGVDRFVGGKLTPNRSSLLALACEVIIVAVVTVAAIASVFLPLDQTFVFNALIVALASIFALRLLVIMAVSQSSLLVAAIPASIQTVAAAALLFVYSGTLRFLEIGGPLLNAYFMPYLARSGVAPPELSAVQPSHFGLLAVTCVIYATAVWAFLYVVDRPWRNSLGVSVLDFLRGFIGHIAEGSRELEDFFEQLGQEAIVPVTVLSFQRDDGTEKARFVLPMIHPGPMGEIGGGNFPERVARRSEGMAFPPHATAGHDFNLVTEREVDTILDAVDDAAERIEYSAEATTSVRTESGEAKMLGQAFGDDAVLVNSYAPNFADDVEYAVGLAAGTEARTHGLDDVLLVDAHNSNNGLEGPDLGHVTPGSQRSFDMIRAAGHAGEALADADRGALSLGTAWDETDWIPRDGIGPLGIRVAVTEVDGQTTGYVLVDGNNMEPGLRDRIVSTLTEGAEEADAETAERERAVAADGARPQTLDAVEVMTTDTHIVNTVEAENQVGAVIDHDELVDLVCDLVGEARDDCEPVSAGMAVEETTVTIFGNDRTETLASHANVAVSMGGAFAAAVILSAMAVSVLIFFLA; encoded by the coding sequence ATGACAGCGACGCAAAGCAATCTCGCTGGGCTGTCGCGGTTCATCTTCCGGGCACCGCGATGGTATACCAGCCTCGCGTTCGCCCTCCTCGTCGCCGCGATGGCCGGTGTCGCCGCGTTCGAGTCCGGGCTCCCCGAGCGGTCGTGGTCCGGGCTGTTCCTCCTGGGCCGCGACGCCTGGGAAGGAATCTTCTTCATCGGCGTGCCGACGGTCATCGCCGCCTTCGGGACGAGCGGCGTCGACCGCTTCGTTGGCGGCAAGCTCACCCCGAACCGCTCTTCGTTGCTCGCGCTCGCCTGTGAGGTCATCATCGTCGCCGTGGTCACCGTCGCCGCCATCGCGTCGGTCTTCCTCCCGCTCGACCAGACGTTCGTCTTCAACGCGCTGATCGTCGCGCTCGCCTCCATCTTCGCCCTTCGCCTCCTGGTCATCATGGCCGTCTCGCAGTCCTCGCTGCTCGTCGCGGCCATCCCGGCCAGCATCCAGACGGTCGCCGCCGCGGCCCTGCTGTTCGTCTACAGCGGGACGCTGCGCTTTCTCGAAATCGGCGGGCCGCTGCTCAACGCCTACTTCATGCCCTATCTCGCCCGCTCGGGTGTGGCACCGCCGGAGCTGTCGGCGGTCCAGCCGAGCCACTTCGGCCTGCTCGCGGTCACGTGCGTCATCTACGCGACGGCCGTCTGGGCCTTCCTCTACGTCGTCGACCGGCCGTGGCGAAACAGCCTCGGCGTCTCCGTGCTCGACTTCCTCCGGGGCTTCATCGGCCACATCGCCGAAGGCTCCCGCGAGCTGGAGGACTTCTTCGAGCAGCTCGGCCAGGAGGCCATCGTCCCCGTGACCGTCCTCTCGTTCCAGCGCGACGACGGGACCGAGAAGGCGCGGTTCGTGCTGCCGATGATCCACCCCGGCCCGATGGGCGAGATCGGCGGCGGCAACTTCCCCGAGCGGGTCGCCCGCCGCTCGGAGGGGATGGCCTTCCCGCCGCACGCCACCGCCGGCCACGACTTCAACCTCGTCACCGAGCGCGAGGTCGACACCATCCTCGACGCCGTCGACGACGCCGCCGAGCGTATCGAATACTCGGCGGAGGCGACGACGAGCGTCCGCACCGAGTCCGGCGAGGCGAAGATGCTCGGCCAGGCCTTCGGCGACGACGCGGTGCTCGTCAACAGCTACGCCCCGAACTTCGCCGACGACGTGGAGTACGCGGTCGGTCTCGCTGCAGGAACCGAGGCCCGAACCCACGGTCTCGACGACGTGCTCCTCGTCGACGCGCACAACTCCAACAACGGGCTGGAAGGGCCGGACCTCGGCCACGTCACGCCGGGCAGCCAACGCTCGTTCGACATGATCCGAGCCGCCGGCCACGCGGGCGAGGCACTCGCCGACGCCGACCGCGGCGCGCTCTCGCTCGGGACGGCCTGGGACGAGACCGACTGGATTCCTCGCGACGGTATCGGCCCGCTCGGCATCCGCGTCGCCGTCACCGAGGTCGACGGACAGACGACGGGCTACGTGCTCGTCGACGGCAACAACATGGAGCCGGGGCTGCGCGACCGCATCGTCTCGACGCTCACCGAAGGGGCCGAAGAAGCGGACGCCGAGACGGCCGAGAGAGAGAGAGCCGTCGCCGCCGACGGGGCGCGGCCACAGACGCTCGACGCCGTGGAGGTCATGACGACCGACACCCACATCGTCAACACGGTGGAAGCGGAGAACCAGGTCGGTGCCGTCATCGACCACGACGAACTCGTCGACCTCGTCTGCGACCTCGTCGGCGAGGCTCGCGACGACTGCGAACCGGTCTCGGCGGGGATGGCCGTCGAGGAGACGACCGTCACCATCTTCGGCAACGACCGCACCGAGACGCTCGCCAGCCACGCCAACGTGGCCGTCTCGATGGGCGGGGCGTTCGCCGCGGCGGTCATCCTCTCGGCGATGGCCGTCAGCGTCCTCATCTTCTTCCTCGCGTGA
- a CDS encoding outer membrane protein assembly factor BamB family protein, with product MPKLYVRRDIVRAVGGVGLLGLAGCLGDDGTVDADVPATGDPTATPQPTATATPDATPTPDPTETPDETVEQPTVTAWSQVYGTAGNTGSTTDVGASTGTVRWTVALGESATTPPVTFGERLFVATRTGLHALGRTDGARLWSRSFGGTVRAPACTDGTVLVAADRLYALSPATGETEWSSTVGGGPVTGLTVGEGVVYFGAADAKVYGLSVADGSQVARSALFPFGDIRMPAADGEYVFVAAASNVAGLNTRGAQVWKYEAGATVTAPPTVAGDTVYVGVTNGDVVGIDRATGAVQWTTDLGGSVSTPVTVGADGLFVVSGDSLVKLESGTGRVEWTERVGDAPLTAVAHAADSLYVGSADSRVYALDPTNGAVRWSKKTGQPVVDGPAVVGDAVYTATSGGTVTAFA from the coding sequence ATGCCGAAATTATACGTTCGAAGAGACATCGTCAGAGCTGTCGGCGGGGTTGGCCTGCTCGGCCTCGCCGGCTGCCTCGGTGACGATGGAACGGTCGACGCCGATGTGCCCGCCACCGGGGACCCGACGGCCACCCCACAGCCCACGGCGACAGCAACGCCCGACGCGACGCCGACACCCGACCCGACCGAGACGCCCGACGAGACGGTCGAACAGCCCACCGTCACCGCGTGGAGTCAGGTCTACGGGACGGCCGGTAATACGGGCTCGACGACCGACGTCGGCGCGTCGACTGGCACCGTTCGGTGGACGGTCGCCCTCGGCGAGAGTGCGACGACGCCACCGGTCACGTTCGGTGAGCGACTGTTCGTCGCCACGCGGACGGGACTCCACGCGCTCGGCCGGACCGACGGCGCGCGGCTGTGGTCGCGGTCGTTCGGGGGAACCGTCCGTGCACCCGCCTGTACGGATGGAACGGTCCTCGTCGCCGCCGACAGACTCTACGCACTCTCTCCGGCGACCGGTGAGACGGAGTGGTCGTCGACCGTCGGCGGCGGCCCGGTCACCGGCCTCACGGTCGGCGAGGGCGTCGTCTACTTCGGCGCGGCCGACGCGAAGGTCTACGGCCTCAGCGTCGCCGACGGGAGCCAAGTCGCCCGTTCGGCACTGTTCCCCTTTGGCGACATCCGGATGCCAGCGGCCGACGGCGAGTACGTCTTCGTCGCCGCCGCCAGCAACGTCGCTGGCCTGAACACGCGCGGCGCGCAGGTCTGGAAGTACGAGGCTGGCGCGACGGTGACGGCACCGCCCACCGTCGCGGGCGACACGGTCTACGTCGGCGTGACCAACGGCGACGTCGTCGGCATCGACCGGGCAACGGGGGCGGTCCAGTGGACGACGGACCTCGGGGGGTCGGTGTCCACGCCGGTGACCGTCGGTGCGGACGGACTGTTCGTCGTCAGCGGCGACAGTCTGGTCAAACTCGAATCCGGGACCGGCCGGGTCGAGTGGACCGAGCGAGTCGGTGACGCCCCGTTGACCGCAGTGGCACACGCCGCCGACAGCCTCTACGTCGGCTCGGCCGACTCCCGTGTCTACGCGCTCGACCCGACGAACGGTGCGGTTCGGTGGTCGAAGAAGACGGGCCAACCGGTCGTCGATGGTCCGGCCGTCGTCGGCGACGCGGTCTACACGGCCACGAGTGGCGGCACGGTCACGGCGTTCGCCTGA
- a CDS encoding DUF7097 family protein produces MEKTPTGTPVGVDDPYDVAGRCDHLTNDGRCRYALQYAGNDPEFAAERRAADYECIAGGEDCTWRDCPHYRATTDGTECIRCGLEEVRMAHESTRPLLEEHHLSYGTAVDDDEVSHEITVSLCRWCHAKVHDSFARIDDDASPDVEALAAREDRRSKEAEEFGFQSARERFDDG; encoded by the coding sequence ATGGAGAAGACGCCCACCGGCACCCCGGTCGGCGTGGACGACCCCTACGACGTCGCGGGCCGGTGCGACCATCTGACGAACGACGGCCGGTGTCGCTACGCCCTCCAGTACGCCGGTAACGACCCGGAGTTCGCCGCCGAGCGTCGCGCCGCGGACTACGAGTGCATAGCCGGTGGTGAGGACTGCACGTGGCGCGACTGTCCCCACTACCGCGCCACCACCGACGGCACCGAGTGCATCCGCTGCGGTCTCGAAGAGGTCCGCATGGCCCACGAGTCGACCCGCCCCCTGCTCGAAGAGCACCATCTCTCGTATGGCACTGCTGTCGACGACGACGAGGTCAGCCACGAGATCACCGTCTCGCTGTGTCGCTGGTGTCACGCGAAGGTCCACGACTCCTTCGCCCGTATCGACGACGACGCCAGCCCCGACGTGGAGGCACTCGCGGCCCGCGAGGACCGCCGCAGCAAGGAGGCCGAGGAGTTCGGCTTCCAGTCGGCCCGCGAGCGGTTCGACGACGGCTGA